The following are encoded together in the Onychostoma macrolepis isolate SWU-2019 chromosome 03, ASM1243209v1, whole genome shotgun sequence genome:
- the LOC131535729 gene encoding interferon-induced very large GTPase 1-like — protein MAVSWALFKGVSIKDICATAGWASPHTFRENKDTGTAGVSPEHHLQQEKTESEKIEPLFRRLNLHRDNKLRAADVLQITEHSLQSHESCAEEELIQTFIHKLLMMNYRARYININKASDQDQTQQRDNDSSEDEGNIFDYVPDNTPLSKTSQSERIHPMDVQVAVFLCADDFLKQLMVTKLSQCQYALPLLVPDPFTQQTEFPLWTFRQISKSWKMRNNNEIISQTQPIYKAETPMVFFFRFGSVSSSKSQLMNSLINEKHNTFFHRNCPGSSRTRVLMDGVVEIAWFCPSGKNTDKFTNCVAFCNLHGDAGDHEKQLQILTEMASVNVVLLPRLDRNDRHAAKIQNLFTIKKPLICLLTEDQSTVMKMKKGKFQIGLKYRNKSDVSEELRRTINDCLLETSSTFRLEDVSNHSDIRVDEKNDDCNRGREATEQMMSLLENKDLTKIKELFLPCQGKLWHQWCQKNKQLHRPQGETIEMEASENKEEMKKIREQQHDSVMSEFMTLFNKEMNSHNEHERMFFLKWLRILLDEHTSADKEHKAKQTELERISEELQAATFGLEHIMREIGQIYESCSSVKKNKKDLQIHFSSLPSLAAEMMISGFPLELMDGDAAHVPLVWISAVLDQLIQKLGDQRVFVLSVLGIQSSGKSTMLNAMFGLQFAVSAGRCTRGAFMQLVRVSEEMKRQMKIDYILVVDTEGLRALELAGRSTRYHDNELATFVVGIGNLTLINIFGENPSEMQDILQIVVQAFMRMKKVNLTPSCVFVHQNVSDITAGEKNMEGKRRLQETLDEMTKLAAKDEVCDAECFSDVIRFDVQNDVKYFAQLWEGSPPMAPPNPNYCENIQELKESILFHASKSHGIMLKDLTVRIEDLWKALLSERFVFSFRNSLEISAYRKLETEYSKWSWSLRSAMMETENKLHNKIENEVIHEVEENDLQTELKNTSEEVEKSMSEFFEKDKDKDILIQWKTSFEIKIKDVQGNIVRETKKKLNEVLQQRVLKKEIDAQKTHREDTLYEKSKELALKLKYKTNDEETLKKEFDSFWAQWIKKIIKDTPPIKNIDLMRDVREILRDVYGSVSVDHWRESSEYNKVVTVQSYSDYVQLKKSSGIIKQVKHALNSAKEMLGYGPLSNEDETQIRSFVTDVVQQTDKEIQSFNISKMGYNKSFIQQLTGYIKARVVEHEEGRVKYVFKNEFFVDLVLSICKRANNMITDQHKMFREANDPVIYVEKKREEYYSIFQKYCRGATSAAIFGEIICQKLKEPVEQSVYKKTARDLANEMRTECPSLEGNRLKLEKHILETLAEEEDFYKYMNYIHNPRDHFKSFISDEVSRYITDKFSDSVLPKMKENIEVLQQKIMKAAHESTEHVQVNSGDAGLWLKSFTQQLSDVLIFSEKDLSGLKHDDVNFKLLEDVMRKELPVIMSDSSFKTNAFNEKLDLKFRPDELLFSHFCQCCWVQCPFCGAFCTSIIENHPGDHSVPFHRVNGIKGWTYYQTNDLCTDFCTTLVTSRKRFRVSDKWFPCNEYKEAGGVYAEWDITPDPHGLPYWKWFVCKFQENLENRYKKKFKGDGEIPVDWKTNKKQDAIQSLKKLIVTN, from the exons ATGGCTGTCTCTTGGGCTCTGTTTAAAGGGGTTTCCATAAAGGACATTTGTGCCACTGCAGGCTGGGCCTCTCCACATACATTT AGAGAGAACAAAGACACTGGAACAGCAGGAGTCAGTCCAGAGCATCACCTACAGCAGGAAAAGACTGAAAGTGAAAAAATAGAGCCTCTATTTCGGAGACTTAATCTTCACAGGGACAACAAACTGAGAGCTGCAGATGTTCTTCAGATAACTGAACATTCATTACAATCCCATGAGTCTTGTGCTGAAGAGGAACTGATTCAGACTTTCATACATAAACTACTGATGATGAACTACAGAGCAAGatacattaatattaacaaGGCCAGTGATCAGGATCAAACACAACAAAGAGACAATGACTCATCTGAAGATGAGGGCAATAtttttgattatgttcctgacaacaCCCCTTTGTCAAAAACAAGCCAATCTGAGCGAATCCACCCGATGGATGTTCAAGTGGCTGTGTTTCTTTGTGCTGATGATTTCCTGAAGCAGCTGATGGTGACTAAACTGTCCCAGTGTCAGTACGCTCTGCCTCTGCTTGTTCCTGATCCATTCACACAACAGACTGAGTTTCCTCTCTGGACATTCAGACAAATCAGCAAGAGCTGGAAGATGAGAAACAACAACGAGATCATCAGTCAAACCCAGCCGATCTATAAGGCAGAAACTCCAATGGTGTTTTTCTTCAGGTTTGGCTCAGTGTCTTCATCCAAGTCTCAGCTGATGAACAGTCTGATCAATGAGAAACACAACACATTCTTCCACAGGAACTGCCCAGGCAGCAGCAGAACCAGAGTCCTGATGGATGGAGTGGTGGAGATAGCCTGGTTCTGCCCCTCTGggaaaaacactgataaattcACTAACTGTGTTGCGTTCTGTAATCTACACGGTGATGCAGGAGACCATGAGAAACAGCTGCAGATCCTCACTGAAATGGCCTCAGTCAATGTTGTTCTTCTACCGCGACTGGACAGGAATGACAGACATGCAGCAAAGATTCAAAACCTGTTCACAATCAAAAAGCCACTCATTTGTCTTCTTACTGAGGATCAATCAACTGTAATGAAGATGAAGAAAGGGAAATTTCAAATTGGTTTGAAATACAGAAATAAGTCAGATGTATCTGAAGAACTTAGAAGAACTATAAATGATTGTCTCTTAGAAACATCTTCTACTTTCAGACTTGAAGACGTGTCCAACCACTCAGACATCAGAGTAGATGAGAAAAATGATGACTGCAATAGAGGAAGAGAAGCAACAGAGCAGATGATGAGTTTACTGGAGAATAAAGATCTTACAAAAATCAAAGAATTATTTCTGCCCTGTCAGGGGAAACTGTGGCATCAGTGGTGCCAGAAGAACAAACAACTACATCGACCACAAGGAGAAACGATAGAAATGGAAGCAAGTGAAAATAAAGAAGAAATGAAGAAAATCCGGGAACaacagcatgattctgtcatgaGTGAGTTTATGACgctctttaataaagaaatgaacTCACATAATGAACATGAAAGgatgttttttctcaaatggCTCAGAATCCTCCTGGATGAACATACATCAGCTGA TAAAGAACATAAAGCCAAACAAACAGAACTTGAGAGAATCTCTGAGGAACTTCAAGCTGCAACCTTTGGTTTGGAGCACATCATGAGGGAGATCGGTCAGATCTATGAATCATGTTCATCTGTGAAGAAGAACAAGAAAGACCTGCAGATTCACTTCTCTTCTCTCCCGAGTCTTGCAGCAGAAATGATGATCTCTGGATTTCCACTAGAGCTGATGGATGGAGATGCTGCTCATGTTCCCCTGGTCTGGATCTCTGCTGTTCTAGATCAGCTCATCCAGAAACTGGGAGACCAGCGAGTCTTTGTGCTTTCAGTTTTAGGGATTCAGAGCTCTGGGAAATCCACCATGCTGAATGCCATGTTTGGACTCCAGTTTGCCGTCAGTGCTGGCAGGTGCACCAGAGGAGCTTTCATGCAGCTGGTCAGAGTGTCAGAAGAGATGAAAAGACAGATGAAGATTGACTATATTCTGGTTGTTGATACTGAGGGTCTTCGTGCtctagaactggctggaagatcAACAAGATATCATGACAATGAATTGGCCACATTTGTTGTTGGAATTGGAAATCTGACCTTGATAAACATCTTTGGTGAAAACCCATCTGAGATGCAAGACATTCTTCAGATCGTTGTTCAGGCCTTCATGAGGATGAAGAAGGTAAATTTGACTCCcagctgtgtttttgtgcatCAGAACGTTTCAGACATCACAGCTGGAGAGAAAAACATGGAGGGAAAGAGGCGACTGCAGGAGACACTGGATGAGATGACAAAACTTGCTGCTAAAGATGAAGTCTGTGATGCAGAATGTTTCAGTGATGTCATTAGATTTGATGTTCAGAATGATGTGAAGTATTTTGCTCAGCTCTGGGAAGGCAGCCCACCAATGGCACCACCAAACCCAAACTACTGTGAGAACATTCAAGAACTAAAGGAATCTATTCTTTTCCATGCCTCTAAATCACATGGAATTATGCTGAAAGACTTAACAGTTCGTATTGAAGATCTCTGGAAGGCTTTACTGAGTGAACGATTCGTCTTCAGCTTCAGAAATTCTCTGGAGATTTCAGCCTACAGGAAACTGGAGACAGAATACAGCAAATGGTCCTGGAGTCTTCGCAGTGCCATGATGGAGACTGAGAACAAACTACACaacaaaatagaaaatgaaGTAATTCATGAGGTTGAGGAAAATGATCTTCAAACAGAACTGAagaacacaagtgaagaagtCGAAAAATCAATGTCAGAATTCTTTGAGAAAGACAAAGATAAAGACATACTGATTCAGTGGAAAAcatcatttgaaataaaaatcaaagaTGTTCAGGGAAACATTGTGAGGGAAACAAAGAAGAAACTAAATGAGGTTCTTCAGCAGCGAGTCTTGAAGAAAGAGATTGATGCTCAGAAGACACATCGTGAAGACACTCTCTATGAAAAGAGCAAAGAACTTGCCTTAAAGCTAAAATATAAAACGAATGATGAAGAAACACTGAAGAAAGAGTTTGATTCCTTTTGGGCACAGTGGATAAAGAAGATAATCAAAGACACTCCTCCAATCAAAAACATTGACCTAATGAGAGATGTGAGAGAGATCCTCAGGGACGTCTATGGAAGTGTTTCTGTAGATCACTGGAGGGAGAGCAGTGAGTACAACAAAGTTGTCACTGTACAGAGTTATTCAGATTatgtacagttaaaaaaatcCAGTGGAATTATAAAACAGGTTAAACATGCCTTGAACTCAGCTAAAGAGATGCTTGGTTATGGTCCTTTATCTAATGAGGATGAAACCCAAATAAGATCATTTGTCACAGATGTTGTTCAGCAGACAGACAAAGAGATTCAgtcatttaacatttcaaagaTGGGCTACAACAAAAGCTTCATTCAACAACTCACAGGTTACATCAAGGCAAGAGTTGTAGAACATGAGGAAGGACGAGTGAAATATGTGTTCAAGAATGAATTCTTTGTGGATTTGGTTCTTTCCATCTGTAAGAGAGCAAACAATATGATCACTGACCAACACAAGATGTTTAGAGAAGCCAATGATCCTGTCATATATgttgagaaaaagagagaagagTACTATAGTATTTTCCAGAAATACTGTCGTGGAGCAACATCAGCTGCCATATTTGGTGAGATCATCTGTCAGAAACTTAAAGAGCCCGTTGAGCAGAGTGTCTACAAGAAGACTGCTAGAGATCTGGCAAATGAAATGAGAACAGAATGTCCATCACTGGAAGGAAACAGATTAAAACTGGAGAAGCACATCCTGGAGACACTGGCAGAAGAGGaagatttttacaaatatatgaaCTACATTCATAATCCCAGAGATCACTTCAAGAGTTTCATCAGCGATGAAGTCAGTCGGTACATCACAGATAAGTTCAGTGACAGTGTTTTACCCAAGATGAAGGAGAATATTGAAGTCCTGCAGCAGAAGATCATGAAAGCAGCTCATGAATCTACTGAACATGTTCAAGTCAACAGTGGAGATGCTGGTTTGTGGTTGAAGAGTTTCACACAGCAGCTCTCAGATGTGCTGATCTTCTCTGAAAAAGACCTCAGTGGACTGAAACATGATGATGTTAATTTCAAACTCCTAGAAGATGTGATGAGAAAAGAACTTCCTGTGATAATGTCTGACAGTAGTTTCAAGACAAATGCTTTTAATGAAAAACTGGACTTAAAGTTCAGACCAGATGAGCTTCTGTTTTCTCATTTCTGTCAGTGTTGTTGGGTTCAGTGTCCATTCTGTGGAGCCTTCTGCACCAGCATCATAGAAAACCATCCTGGAGATCACAGTGTTCCTTTCCACAGAGTGAATGGAATTAAAGGATGGACTTACTATCAAACAAATGATCTCTGTACTGATTTTTGCACAACGTTAGTGACAAGTAGAAAAAGATTTCGTGTTTCAGATAAGTGGTTTCCATGCAATGAATACAAAGAAGCAGGAGGAGTTTATGCAGAGTGGGACATCACCCCTGACCCTCATGGACTGCCGTACTGGAAGTGGTTTGTGTGCAAATTCCAGGAAAACCTGGAAAATCGTTATAAGAAAAAATTCAAGGGTGACGGTGAGATTCCAGTTGACTGGAAAACGAACAAAAAACAAGATGCTATTCAGAGTTTGAAAAAGTTGATTGTTACAAACTAA